In a genomic window of Acidobacteriota bacterium:
- a CDS encoding OmpH family outer membrane protein: protein MMVRRLSMALILLALLGFGVHSAEAQTLRIGVFDAQRVFNETAEGAKIQARLNALQTEKQDELERVQQELRAMQQNMVATAASVSNDKLRELRLKIDRKTIELESLQKSATREFQLAVEQAQADWQARLEGLVRKYGREKGYTLILPIGVVIYHADTTDITEDLIKIVDGSGADSAS from the coding sequence ATGATGGTGCGACGTCTGTCGATGGCCCTGATTCTGCTGGCCCTGCTGGGTTTCGGCGTTCACTCGGCGGAGGCCCAGACCCTTCGTATCGGCGTGTTCGACGCCCAGCGTGTGTTCAACGAAACCGCTGAAGGCGCCAAGATCCAGGCCCGGCTCAACGCCCTTCAGACGGAGAAGCAGGACGAGCTGGAGCGTGTCCAGCAGGAACTGAGGGCGATGCAGCAGAACATGGTGGCGACGGCGGCCAGCGTGAGCAACGACAAGCTGCGGGAGTTGCGCCTGAAGATCGACCGCAAGACCATCGAGCTCGAGAGCCTGCAAAAGTCCGCCACGCGCGAGTTCCAGCTTGCGGTGGAGCAGGCCCAGGCCGATTGGCAGGCGCGGCTGGAGGGGCTGGTCAGGAAGTACGGCAGGGAAAAGGGCTATACCCTGATCCTTCCGATCGGCGTGGTCATCTACCATGCCGACACGACCGACATCACCGAAGACCTGATCAAGATCGTCGATGGGTCGGGAGCCGACTCGGCGTCATGA
- the lpxD gene encoding UDP-3-O-(3-hydroxymyristoyl)glucosamine N-acyltransferase has protein sequence MRPRGRERWTLGRLAGALGRSWRGDPDRVITGVADLAGAGEQDLAAVYDPRLSDRLPGSMAAAVIVPDDGTSGSGNLILSPCPKADFARAVELIRPAAALMPGIHPSAVVHPAARIAEDVEIGPLVVVAAGCRVGSGCRLGAGVVLLENVELGARVELHPRVVVYPGTVIGDDALVLAGAVLGAPGFGQAHDEQGRAVRVPHLGRVVVGAGAEVGANATIDRAVFGRTVIGARAKLDNLVQVGHNAEVGEDAMIAAQSGLSGSSRLGRGVRVGGQSGLADHVEVAEGAAVAAKTAVFHSVGRGEVVAGIPARPIAAWRRMMAVQARLPELWARVRRLVEARPPGKET, from the coding sequence ATGAGACCGCGCGGCCGGGAGCGGTGGACCCTCGGCCGCCTGGCCGGGGCCCTCGGCAGGTCATGGCGGGGTGACCCGGACCGTGTCATCACGGGGGTCGCCGATCTGGCCGGCGCCGGCGAGCAGGACCTGGCGGCGGTCTACGATCCGCGGCTGAGCGATCGACTGCCCGGCTCGATGGCCGCGGCGGTGATCGTGCCAGACGATGGGACGTCAGGGTCGGGGAACCTGATCCTCTCTCCCTGCCCCAAGGCTGACTTCGCGCGCGCGGTGGAGCTGATCCGACCGGCGGCGGCGTTGATGCCGGGCATCCACCCTTCGGCGGTGGTGCATCCCGCGGCCCGGATCGCTGAAGACGTGGAGATCGGGCCGCTGGTCGTGGTCGCCGCCGGCTGCCGGGTGGGCTCCGGCTGCCGGCTGGGGGCCGGCGTGGTGCTCCTCGAGAACGTGGAACTGGGGGCCCGGGTCGAGTTGCACCCGCGGGTCGTGGTTTATCCCGGTACCGTCATCGGTGATGATGCTCTGGTTCTCGCCGGGGCGGTGCTGGGCGCACCGGGATTCGGCCAGGCTCACGACGAGCAGGGGCGTGCCGTCCGTGTGCCCCACCTGGGTCGCGTCGTGGTGGGGGCCGGTGCCGAGGTCGGTGCGAACGCCACCATCGATCGCGCGGTGTTCGGCCGGACGGTGATCGGCGCGCGGGCCAAGCTGGACAACCTGGTCCAGGTCGGTCACAACGCCGAGGTCGGCGAAGACGCCATGATCGCCGCCCAGTCGGGACTCTCGGGCAGCAGCCGGCTGGGGCGAGGGGTCCGGGTCGGTGGACAGTCGGGTCTGGCCGACCATGTGGAAGTCGCGGAGGGGGCCGCCGTTGCGGCGAAGACCGCGGTTTTCCACTCCGTGGGCCGGGGCGAGGTCGTGGCGGGCATACCGGCGCGTCCCATCGCGGCCTGGCGGCGGATGATGGCGGTCCAGGCCCGCCTGCCGGAGCTCTGGGCCAGGGTGCGCCGCCTGGTCGAGGCGCGGCCGCCGGGAAAGGAAACTTGA
- the fabZ gene encoding 3-hydroxyacyl-ACP dehydratase FabZ: MSEPDTLDIGRILELLPHRYPFLLIDRVEQVERRQRAVGIKNVTIGEPFFQGHFPGAPVMPGVLIVEALAQTAGALIMLELEDPTRQLLLFSGIDECRFRRPVVPGDRLELEVVVQRLRPRMAKVKGVARVGGETAAEAMLLCAMIPREKAP; encoded by the coding sequence GTGAGCGAGCCGGACACCTTGGACATTGGCAGAATCCTCGAACTTCTGCCCCATCGTTATCCCTTTTTGCTGATCGACCGTGTCGAGCAGGTCGAGCGCCGCCAGAGGGCGGTGGGTATCAAGAACGTGACCATCGGGGAGCCCTTTTTTCAGGGGCATTTTCCCGGCGCGCCCGTCATGCCGGGAGTGCTGATCGTCGAGGCCCTGGCCCAGACGGCCGGGGCGCTGATCATGCTCGAACTCGAGGATCCGACCCGGCAGCTGCTGCTCTTCAGCGGTATCGACGAGTGTCGCTTCCGGCGTCCGGTGGTGCCCGGCGATCGGCTGGAGTTGGAAGTCGTCGTCCAGCGCCTCCGGCCCCGGATGGCCAAGGTCAAGGGGGTGGCTCGAGTCGGTGGGGAGACGGCGGCGGAAGCGATGCTCCTGTGTGCCATGATCCCGCGGGAGAAGGCTCCGTGA
- the lpxA gene encoding acyl-ACP--UDP-N-acetylglucosamine O-acyltransferase, translating into MIDWLQGIHPSAVVHPDARLAEGVSVGPFSVIGPQVEIGRGSWIGPHVTIDGQVRLGEDNRVFPGTTIGFAPQDLKYAGEPTRVEIGDRNVFREGCQVHRGTVGGGGLTRIGNDSFFMVLSHVAHDCRIGDHVIFANAGTLAGHVEVGDYATIGAYTGVHQFCRIGPHAFIGGYSVITRDALPYCLTVGNRALCYGINRVGLKRKGFAREAISALERATRKIFRPETRREHALAEVEEAFGDVAEVRQVVEFIRSSRRGVIPIRLGQSP; encoded by the coding sequence GTGATCGACTGGCTCCAGGGCATCCACCCTTCGGCGGTGGTGCATCCCGACGCTCGACTGGCGGAGGGGGTCTCCGTCGGCCCCTTCAGCGTGATCGGTCCCCAGGTGGAGATCGGCCGTGGGAGCTGGATCGGCCCCCATGTGACCATCGATGGCCAGGTTCGTCTCGGTGAGGACAATCGCGTCTTTCCCGGTACGACCATCGGTTTCGCGCCGCAGGACCTGAAATACGCCGGGGAACCGACCCGGGTGGAGATCGGCGACCGCAACGTCTTCCGGGAGGGCTGCCAGGTGCACCGGGGCACGGTGGGCGGTGGCGGACTGACCCGGATCGGCAACGACAGCTTCTTCATGGTTCTCTCTCACGTGGCCCACGATTGCCGTATCGGTGACCACGTGATCTTCGCCAACGCCGGGACCCTGGCCGGTCACGTGGAGGTGGGCGATTACGCGACGATCGGTGCCTACACCGGTGTGCATCAGTTCTGTCGTATCGGGCCCCACGCTTTCATCGGGGGCTACTCGGTCATCACCCGGGACGCGCTGCCCTACTGCCTGACCGTGGGCAATCGGGCGCTGTGCTATGGGATCAACCGAGTGGGCCTCAAGCGCAAGGGTTTCGCACGGGAGGCGATTTCGGCCCTCGAAAGAGCGACGAGGAAGATCTTTCGCCCCGAGACGCGGCGCGAGCACGCGCTGGCCGAGGTGGAGGAGGCATTCGGCGACGTCGCGGAAGTGCGCCAAGTGGTCGAGTTCATCCGTTCGAGTCGTCGCGGTGTGATTCCGATTCGCCTGGGACAGAGCCCATGA
- a CDS encoding Gfo/Idh/MocA family oxidoreductase, which translates to MSVSLRAGVVGVGSLGQHHARIYGEIPGVRLVGIVDSDPRRAGEIAARHGCRVFPDAASLAAEVDLASVATPTTAHQPVAEVLLAAGVATLVEKPLAGDIAEGRSLVALARRQGVPLMVGHTERFNPAVSALLGQTRDPRFIEIHRLAPFVPRSLDVDVILDLMIHDLDLCRVLLSRAEVQSFDASGTAALTERIDIASVRLRFADGAAANLTASRISQERIRRVRVFEIGAFHACDTVNGTASTFRVQREADAPPRIVGEELTLPPGEPLGRELAAFCQAVAAGDRVPVPGEDGLAALELALEIRDDIESQLRRYQPGGNSGR; encoded by the coding sequence ATGAGTGTTTCCTTGCGTGCAGGTGTCGTGGGTGTGGGGTCGCTGGGCCAACACCATGCGCGGATCTATGGCGAGATTCCAGGTGTTCGCCTGGTGGGCATCGTCGACAGCGATCCGCGGCGGGCCGGGGAGATTGCGGCACGCCACGGCTGCCGCGTCTTTCCCGACGCGGCGAGCCTGGCCGCCGAGGTCGATCTGGCCTCCGTCGCCACACCGACCACCGCGCACCAGCCGGTGGCGGAGGTTCTGCTGGCGGCGGGGGTTGCGACCCTGGTGGAAAAGCCCCTCGCCGGTGACATCGCGGAGGGACGGTCCCTGGTCGCCCTGGCGCGTCGGCAGGGCGTGCCGCTGATGGTGGGGCATACCGAGCGCTTCAACCCCGCCGTCTCGGCCCTGCTCGGGCAGACCCGCGACCCGCGTTTCATCGAGATTCATCGCCTGGCGCCTTTCGTGCCCCGCAGCCTGGACGTGGACGTGATTCTCGACCTGATGATTCACGACCTCGACCTGTGCCGCGTTCTGCTTTCCCGGGCCGAGGTGCAGAGCTTCGATGCGAGCGGAACGGCCGCTCTCACCGAGCGCATCGACATCGCATCGGTACGCCTCCGCTTCGCCGACGGGGCGGCCGCCAACCTGACGGCCTCCCGCATCAGCCAGGAACGGATTCGCCGGGTCCGGGTCTTCGAGATCGGGGCTTTTCACGCCTGCGACACCGTCAACGGAACGGCGAGCACCTTCCGCGTGCAGCGCGAAGCGGACGCTCCCCCCCGCATCGTCGGCGAAGAACTGACCCTGCCCCCCGGGGAACCGCTGGGCCGGGAACTGGCGGCCTTCTGCCAGGCGGTGGCCGCCGGTGACCGGGTACCGGTGCCGGGGGAGGACGGCCTGGCGGCCCTCGAACTGGCCCTCGAGATCCGCGACGACATCGAAAGCCAGCTTCGCCGATACCAGCCAGGTGGGAACTCGGGCCGATGA
- a CDS encoding serine hydrolase domain-containing protein codes for MMGSMASCPACGPDRPSPPVHDYLERKVAAGAFPSAVYAFGPAGRSPAFLGAVGSMAREPESVAARPDALYDLASLTKGVLTAVVAARLADRGEVDLDQPLDPWLDEMTGYGGATPTLASLLTHDAGLPAWVPLYRAPAGAAEVAATIAALPPDRPAGSGALYSCLGPILALVALCRATGKDAARLLDEEIRRPLGLDADEIAFSPLPGALIDRVAPTERGRLREAALAGPGCRSDELVPGPRKVLRGQVHDGNAAFLGGAAGNAGLFSTASALFRLASALGWSSDFLSAAARRRLAEPAASGPGGVRTLGFEAACGEDGPGAPLGEDAFGHVGFTGTSVWLAPAAGWVVVLLTNRVHPAWVEAPMQRWRHEFHQLCRTALESS; via the coding sequence ATGATGGGCTCGATGGCTTCCTGCCCTGCGTGCGGGCCGGACCGCCCCAGCCCTCCGGTCCACGACTATCTCGAGCGGAAGGTTGCCGCCGGCGCCTTTCCATCTGCGGTCTATGCTTTTGGCCCCGCCGGCCGGAGTCCGGCCTTCCTGGGGGCGGTGGGCTCGATGGCGCGGGAGCCCGAGTCCGTCGCTGCACGCCCGGACGCGCTCTATGACCTGGCCAGCTTGACCAAGGGCGTGTTGACGGCAGTGGTCGCCGCCCGTCTTGCGGACCGCGGCGAGGTGGATCTCGATCAGCCCCTCGACCCGTGGCTCGACGAGATGACGGGCTACGGCGGGGCGACGCCCACCCTGGCTTCCCTCCTCACTCACGACGCGGGCCTTCCAGCGTGGGTGCCTCTCTACAGGGCGCCGGCCGGAGCTGCGGAGGTGGCGGCTACCATCGCGGCGCTGCCGCCGGACCGGCCTGCCGGGAGTGGAGCGCTCTATTCCTGCCTCGGCCCCATCCTGGCGCTGGTGGCCCTGTGTCGGGCCACCGGGAAGGATGCCGCTCGCCTGCTGGACGAGGAGATTCGCCGCCCGCTGGGTCTCGACGCCGACGAGATCGCCTTTTCTCCGCTACCCGGCGCGCTCATCGACCGCGTGGCTCCCACCGAGCGGGGACGGCTGCGGGAGGCGGCACTCGCCGGTCCCGGCTGCCGCAGCGATGAACTCGTCCCCGGACCTCGGAAGGTGCTCCGGGGCCAGGTACACGATGGGAACGCGGCCTTTCTGGGAGGAGCTGCGGGCAATGCCGGCCTGTTCTCCACTGCCAGCGCCCTGTTTCGCCTGGCCTCCGCCCTTGGCTGGTCCAGTGATTTCCTCTCCGCCGCCGCCCGGCGCCGCCTGGCCGAGCCTGCCGCGAGCGGGCCGGGCGGCGTGCGGACCCTGGGCTTCGAAGCGGCGTGTGGGGAGGACGGTCCCGGAGCGCCCCTGGGGGAAGACGCTTTCGGCCACGTGGGGTTCACCGGCACCTCGGTGTGGCTCGCCCCGGCTGCCGGTTGGGTGGTCGTGTTGCTGACCAATCGCGTGCATCCCGCCTGGGTCGAAGCGCCCATGCAGCGGTGGCGACACGAGTTTCACCAGCTTTGCCGTACCGCACTGGAGTCCTCGTGA
- a CDS encoding energy transducer TonB, which produces MSSAAWQASPRGLGPRRDGEFRRLTLAALISVSIHLLLALLLLLGVDADPEAEEIIVPLSLEAPADPPQPAPPAPEPAVPEPAEAEPAQTPPPDPDPSLLGWNSQGDLPRPPDRPPGPEAEVHGPPEPREGEDRLEGAEEQPPEPDIDSPAVETPPEAVQEPPVEEAPEPLEEPPPEKQPEPVVEPADSPAEAESASEPLEEGQGPTPREREEVAPERVAPEALPFPSRPPVRRDRPAPRRRPLDFDAEISGGYFGDLKFDSKDYNWSEYSTKIYFAVYRAWLRELHARVLRFQRDQTLLGLPTLDGTVTIHFVFHRDGHVSEVEILAPSPVPTLDRASATALIRAVLPPLPADFPRDQEGITYSFTIQGFESSQQLQRRLRWSRAKGEF; this is translated from the coding sequence GTGAGCAGCGCGGCCTGGCAGGCATCGCCGCGCGGCTTGGGCCCCCGGCGGGACGGCGAGTTCCGGCGGCTGACCCTGGCGGCGCTGATCTCGGTGTCGATCCATCTTCTGCTGGCGCTGCTGCTCCTGCTCGGTGTGGATGCCGATCCTGAGGCCGAGGAGATCATCGTTCCCTTGAGCCTCGAAGCTCCTGCCGACCCGCCCCAGCCCGCACCCCCGGCACCCGAGCCGGCGGTGCCGGAGCCGGCCGAAGCCGAGCCCGCGCAGACGCCTCCACCCGATCCCGACCCGAGCCTGCTCGGCTGGAACTCCCAGGGCGATCTTCCCCGTCCTCCGGATCGCCCGCCGGGACCCGAGGCGGAGGTTCACGGCCCGCCGGAGCCCAGGGAAGGGGAGGACCGGCTCGAGGGCGCTGAAGAGCAGCCGCCGGAGCCCGATATCGACTCGCCGGCTGTCGAGACTCCTCCCGAGGCGGTTCAGGAGCCTCCCGTGGAAGAGGCTCCTGAACCGCTGGAGGAGCCCCCGCCCGAGAAGCAGCCCGAGCCTGTGGTGGAACCCGCCGACTCGCCGGCCGAGGCCGAGAGCGCGAGCGAGCCCTTGGAGGAGGGCCAGGGGCCGACGCCCCGGGAGCGGGAAGAAGTCGCCCCCGAGCGCGTTGCGCCCGAGGCGCTGCCTTTTCCTTCCCGCCCGCCGGTGCGCCGGGATCGTCCCGCGCCGCGCCGTCGACCCCTGGATTTCGACGCCGAGATCAGCGGCGGCTATTTCGGTGACCTGAAGTTCGACTCCAAGGACTACAACTGGTCCGAGTATTCCACGAAGATCTATTTCGCTGTTTACCGGGCCTGGCTGAGGGAACTGCACGCCCGGGTCTTGCGTTTCCAGCGCGACCAGACCCTGCTCGGCCTGCCTACCCTGGACGGCACGGTAACGATCCACTTCGTCTTCCATCGCGACGGTCACGTCAGCGAGGTGGAGATTCTCGCGCCGTCTCCCGTGCCCACTCTCGACCGGGCTTCGGCCACGGCCCTGATCCGGGCGGTCTTGCCGCCCCTGCCCGCCGACTTCCCGCGGGACCAGGAGGGAATCACCTACAGCTTCACGATCCAGGGGTTCGAGTCTTCCCAGCAACTCCAGCGACGGTTGCGCTGGTCTCGAGCGAAGGGGGAGTTTTGA
- a CDS encoding DEAD/DEAH box helicase — translation MEDNPLTSFAEMPLRDELKQVLARAGFETPTPIQARCIPLATAGRDITGVAQTGTGKTLAFLVPIFDALEPCDDVQAMVICPTRELAQQVGSVARDIGEPLGVKTAVLYGGTSLGGQQNELRELPDVVVGTPGRLMDFLSSAWLRPRRLRWLVLDEADRMLDMGFIDDVVKICSRLPLSRQTMLFSATMPPPIEELTSRFMYEPEVVRIDAQTRVAAGVDHCLYWVQERDKEKALAAVMDRHRGKKALIFTATREATSQLAARLRRHGHEVISLSSLHSQNNRERALDAFRKGDVPVMVATDVAARGIDVTDIDLVVNFDLPRGSEEYIHRVGRTGRAERAGSAVSLAAPGDEGKLAEIEKMLGEPIPRQELPGIETPARGSYTPRRSGRGGGSREGGRRRRPGRGGRGRGKGQKK, via the coding sequence ATGGAAGACAACCCTTTGACAAGCTTTGCCGAGATGCCGCTGCGAGACGAGCTCAAACAGGTGCTCGCCCGGGCCGGCTTCGAGACTCCCACGCCGATCCAGGCCCGCTGCATCCCCCTCGCCACCGCCGGGCGGGACATCACGGGCGTGGCCCAGACCGGGACGGGGAAGACCCTGGCCTTCCTGGTGCCCATCTTCGATGCTCTCGAGCCCTGCGATGATGTCCAGGCGATGGTGATCTGCCCCACCAGGGAACTGGCTCAGCAAGTGGGATCGGTGGCGCGCGATATCGGTGAACCCCTGGGAGTGAAGACGGCTGTCCTCTACGGCGGCACCTCCCTCGGGGGGCAGCAGAACGAACTGCGGGAACTTCCTGACGTCGTGGTGGGGACTCCGGGCCGGTTGATGGACTTTCTCAGCTCCGCCTGGCTGCGACCCCGCCGCCTGCGCTGGCTCGTGCTCGACGAAGCCGACCGCATGCTGGACATGGGCTTCATCGACGACGTGGTGAAGATCTGCTCCCGCTTGCCGCTCTCGCGGCAAACGATGCTCTTCTCCGCCACCATGCCCCCTCCCATCGAGGAGCTGACCTCCCGTTTCATGTATGAACCGGAGGTGGTGCGTATCGATGCCCAGACCCGGGTCGCGGCCGGGGTGGACCACTGCCTGTACTGGGTTCAGGAACGCGACAAGGAAAAGGCCCTGGCAGCGGTGATGGACAGGCACCGCGGCAAGAAGGCCCTGATCTTCACGGCGACCCGCGAGGCGACCAGCCAACTGGCGGCGCGTCTCCGCCGCCATGGTCATGAAGTGATCTCCCTTTCCAGTCTCCATTCGCAGAACAATCGGGAGCGGGCGCTCGATGCCTTTCGCAAGGGGGATGTGCCCGTGATGGTGGCGACGGACGTGGCCGCCCGGGGCATCGACGTGACCGATATCGACCTGGTCGTCAATTTCGATCTGCCCCGCGGTTCGGAAGAATACATTCACCGGGTGGGTCGAACCGGTCGTGCCGAGCGCGCCGGCAGCGCCGTCAGCCTGGCCGCTCCCGGTGACGAGGGCAAATTGGCGGAAATCGAGAAGATGCTCGGTGAGCCGATTCCCCGGCAGGAGTTGCCGGGCATCGAGACACCCGCCCGGGGGTCGTACACGCCGCGCCGCAGTGGCCGGGGTGGCGGTTCCCGCGAGGGGGGGCGGCGGAGGCGCCCCGGTCGTGGTGGTCGGGGCAGGGGAAAGGGTCAAAAGAAGTGA
- a CDS encoding MotA/TolQ/ExbB proton channel family protein, producing the protein MSAIWDLFSRGGPVMWPILAASLLALTVAVERSLALRRSKIIPLATVRQVQGLLAGGRVREAAEVCRHDGGPFARIVFAGLEWWEQGTDAVREAIEDAGRREAPVLMRWLGVIGTVASVSPLMGLLGTVLGMIKVFRTISLEGPGQGQGLSAGIAEALITTAFGLAVAIPALIVFNLLSSRAERLILDIEEACHGVLRELSHPAPDRSHGPGESAAVADGVE; encoded by the coding sequence GTGAGCGCGATCTGGGACTTGTTCTCCAGGGGCGGGCCGGTGATGTGGCCGATTCTCGCCGCCTCTCTGCTGGCATTGACCGTGGCGGTCGAGCGCAGTCTTGCCCTGCGTCGTTCGAAGATCATTCCCCTGGCTACCGTCCGGCAGGTGCAGGGATTGCTCGCCGGAGGGCGTGTCCGGGAGGCCGCGGAGGTTTGCCGTCACGACGGCGGGCCCTTTGCGCGGATCGTCTTCGCCGGGCTCGAGTGGTGGGAGCAGGGTACCGACGCGGTACGAGAGGCCATCGAGGATGCGGGCCGACGGGAAGCGCCCGTACTGATGCGTTGGCTGGGTGTGATCGGCACGGTCGCCTCGGTTTCGCCCCTGATGGGGCTGCTCGGGACGGTGCTCGGCATGATCAAGGTCTTCCGTACGATCTCCCTCGAGGGGCCTGGGCAGGGCCAGGGATTGTCCGCGGGCATCGCCGAGGCGCTGATTACGACGGCCTTCGGGCTGGCCGTGGCCATCCCGGCTCTGATCGTCTTCAATCTGCTCTCATCCCGGGCCGAGCGCCTGATCCTGGATATCGAAGAGGCCTGCCACGGCGTGTTGCGCGAGCTGAGCCACCCCGCGCCCGATCGATCTCACGGTCCCGGCGAAAGTGCCGCGGTGGCCGACGGCGTGGAGTGA
- a CDS encoding biopolymer transporter ExbD — protein MRFLQRAPRKPNIEISPLVDVVFLLIIFFAVSTTFREGAGLPVELPSAGSAVMQNAGPVEITIGSEGRIEVGGKIFPTLEAATEAISVALDASSTRSILLRGDRKAYYEIIVKVLDLARRLEVKGISLATRKGSAAEEVPPS, from the coding sequence ATGCGCTTTCTCCAGCGCGCGCCGCGCAAGCCGAACATCGAGATCTCGCCGCTGGTCGACGTGGTCTTCTTGCTGATCATCTTCTTCGCGGTTTCCACCACTTTTCGGGAAGGAGCCGGCTTGCCGGTGGAGTTGCCCAGCGCCGGCTCGGCGGTGATGCAGAACGCGGGACCGGTGGAGATCACCATCGGCTCCGAGGGTCGGATCGAAGTGGGAGGCAAGATCTTCCCCACACTCGAAGCTGCGACCGAAGCCATCTCCGTGGCGCTGGATGCTTCGTCCACCCGGAGCATCCTGTTACGGGGAGACCGCAAGGCCTACTACGAGATCATCGTCAAGGTGCTCGATCTGGCCCGACGGCTCGAGGTCAAGGGCATCTCCCTGGCCACCCGTAAGGGGAGTGCGGCGGAAGAGGTTCCCCCCTCTTGA
- the rsmD gene encoding 16S rRNA (guanine(966)-N(2))-methyltransferase RsmD, with amino-acid sequence MRIIGGSLRGRRLGAVPKRGVRPTADPVREALFNILGPDVVGHFFIDLCAGTGAVGFEALSRGARPVVLVEKSRVALRAIDSNIERLALGDAAHLRVVRADVQAWLAQAGPLEGPGVVYVDPPYGERRTGRWVDALVGTGGLLPAGALAVVEHRSGHPPLVTAGRPSWTRRYGDTSLSAWAASRETGAESR; translated from the coding sequence TTGAGGATCATCGGCGGCAGCCTGCGTGGTCGTCGCCTGGGTGCCGTTCCGAAACGGGGGGTGCGTCCTACTGCTGATCCCGTACGGGAAGCGTTGTTCAACATTCTCGGGCCCGACGTGGTCGGGCACTTTTTCATCGATCTCTGCGCCGGCACGGGAGCGGTGGGCTTCGAGGCCCTGTCCCGGGGCGCTCGACCGGTGGTCCTGGTGGAAAAGAGCCGCGTGGCTCTTCGAGCGATCGACTCCAACATCGAACGCCTCGCCCTGGGCGACGCCGCTCACCTGCGGGTGGTACGGGCCGATGTACAGGCCTGGTTGGCCCAGGCCGGCCCCCTGGAGGGGCCGGGGGTGGTTTACGTGGATCCGCCTTACGGCGAGAGGCGTACAGGGCGCTGGGTCGACGCCCTGGTCGGGACCGGCGGGCTTCTGCCTGCCGGCGCCCTGGCCGTGGTCGAGCACCGCAGCGGACATCCGCCTCTCGTCACCGCGGGGCGTCCCTCGTGGACGCGGCGATACGGGGACACTTCCCTGAGTGCCTGGGCTGCCTCCCGGGAAACCGGCGCCGAATCCCGCTGA
- a CDS encoding LysM peptidoglycan-binding domain-containing protein: MGVRRALTCVGRLLVMLVLAGGWATVVSVAQGEDPGTRVRGYVPPPTALRLVDDHWTPYQPPMPPEGSQVHVIVKGDTLWDLAAHYYDDPYLWPVIWDANRYVTYSHWIYPGDPLVVPPHPTVVGEEGVQTVAEAEPEPEFIPRRVREVEPEPEAEPVAPPLPQGPVLIPAVEQQEMICSAQLVEHFDPTPLSILGAEEPEKELLAQADIVYLSAGRDMAIEPGAEYIVVRSWGRLQRSVAKRRQDGPIYLQRLGRVRVLASHAATATAEILDACAAIKAGDFLVPYREMPVPMVERIPLQELTTPFPGRLNGEVIVAAHPEATVAASGEVVGIDLGSRAGLTAGDRILFWRSAEGAASRMGGASPRRVVAQGVVLVTNAGGSMVKILESRAEVRVGDAAEVL, from the coding sequence ATGGGTGTGCGAAGGGCTCTGACCTGTGTGGGCAGGCTGCTGGTGATGCTGGTGTTGGCGGGTGGCTGGGCGACGGTGGTGTCCGTGGCCCAGGGAGAAGATCCCGGAACGCGGGTGAGGGGATACGTGCCGCCACCCACGGCACTGCGACTCGTCGACGACCACTGGACCCCCTATCAGCCGCCGATGCCTCCCGAGGGTTCGCAGGTGCACGTCATTGTCAAGGGTGACACCCTCTGGGACCTGGCTGCCCACTACTACGACGATCCCTATCTCTGGCCGGTGATCTGGGACGCCAATCGCTATGTGACCTACTCGCACTGGATCTACCCCGGCGACCCCCTGGTGGTCCCGCCCCATCCCACGGTGGTGGGTGAGGAGGGCGTTCAGACGGTCGCCGAGGCGGAGCCCGAGCCCGAGTTCATCCCCCGCCGTGTGAGAGAGGTGGAACCCGAGCCGGAGGCGGAGCCCGTCGCCCCGCCCCTTCCCCAGGGGCCTGTGCTGATTCCCGCCGTTGAACAGCAGGAAATGATTTGTTCGGCCCAACTCGTCGAGCACTTCGATCCCACGCCCCTGTCCATTCTCGGCGCCGAGGAGCCGGAGAAAGAACTCCTGGCCCAGGCGGACATCGTCTACCTGTCGGCCGGAAGGGACATGGCCATCGAGCCGGGGGCGGAGTACATCGTCGTGCGCTCCTGGGGACGACTGCAGCGAAGCGTGGCCAAGCGTCGGCAGGATGGGCCGATCTACCTGCAGCGCCTGGGGCGCGTGCGTGTGCTGGCCAGCCATGCGGCCACGGCCACGGCGGAGATCCTCGACGCCTGCGCGGCGATCAAGGCCGGTGATTTTCTCGTGCCGTACCGCGAGATGCCCGTCCCCATGGTCGAGCGCATCCCCTTGCAGGAATTGACGACCCCCTTCCCTGGACGGCTGAACGGCGAGGTGATCGTGGCCGCCCATCCCGAGGCGACGGTGGCCGCCTCCGGCGAAGTCGTGGGCATCGACCTGGGATCCCGGGCGGGCTTGACCGCGGGTGACCGCATCCTGTTCTGGCGGTCCGCCGAGGGGGCCGCCTCTAGGATGGGCGGTGCTTCACCCCGACGGGTCGTGGCCCAGGGGGTGGTGCTGGTGACCAACGCGGGGGGCTCGATGGTCAAGATTCTCGAGTCTCGCGCGGAGGTACGCGTGGGTGACGCCGCCGAGGTTCTCTGA